CAAAACGCGGTTTGACTGTTGAGGATATTTTAGGAGTTAATTATGACTGAGCAAAAGACAATTAAAGTAACTTTGGTTAAAAGTTTGATTGGTACTATCGAAAGCCATCGTGCTTGTGTGCATGGTTTAGGTTTGCGTCATCGTGAACATGCTGTGGAGGTCTTTGATACTCCTGAAAATCGTGGCATGATAAATAAAATTAGATACTTGCTGAGAGTGGAGTTTTAAATATGTTTTTAAATACTATTCAACCCTCCGAAGGTTCGACTCAAG
This genomic interval from Neisseria musculi contains the following:
- the rpmD gene encoding 50S ribosomal protein L30, which translates into the protein MTEQKTIKVTLVKSLIGTIESHRACVHGLGLRHREHAVEVFDTPENRGMINKIRYLLRVEF